The proteins below are encoded in one region of Apium graveolens cultivar Ventura chromosome 4, ASM990537v1, whole genome shotgun sequence:
- the LOC141717147 gene encoding uncharacterized protein LOC141717147 — translation MKKNKLLLCFRPLTDDRHDPIDTHHRDSNTLLLSKYKSDASSKLKSDQESLRITRRRSRSLNASSGNFCNDVKSVLVEASMQQQKQRSFEANAAPPILRSKSHHGSIYPSKSLARVGSAEDRSVPRLSSSISEGERRTLTPFSQIDRLPKSAVHAEAKFKSSNSGLVIFAMSLCATIFCGRVCAILFTLIFFYCMPRGTCVKRLRSVLKLPEETDKEYKKRVIMEGLLERNRHLCRGKVII, via the exons ATGAAGAAGAACAAACTTTTACTATGTTTTCGACCACTTACTGACGACCGTCACGACCCTATTGATACACACCATAGGGATTCTAACACGTTGCTACTCTCGAAATATAAAAGTGATGCAAGTTCTAAGTTGAAATCCGATCAAGAGTCTCTTAGAATTACGCGACGCCGTTCTCGATCACTTAATGCTTCTTCGGGCAACTTCTGCAATGACGTGAAATCTGTCTTAGTCGAAGCATCAATGCAGCAGCAG AAACAAAGAAGTTTTGAGGCAAATGCTGCTCCGCCGATACTTAGATCAAAGAGTCATCATGGTTCAATTTATCCAAGTAAGAGCCTAGCAAGAGTAGGATCGGCGGAGGACAGGTCAGTACCCAGATTGTCAAGTTCAATTTCTGAAGGAGAACGTCGAACATTGACGCCTTTCTCTCAAATTGATCGTCTGCCTAAATCCGCGGTTCATGCAGAAGCCAAGTTCAAGAGTTCAAATTCAGGATTAGTTATATTTGCCATGAGTCTTTGTGCAACGATCTTTTGTGGCAGAGTCTGTGCTATACTTTTTACGTTAATATTCTTTTACTGCATGCCTCGTGGGACTTGTGTCAAGAGACTgagaagtgttttaaagttgcCCGAGGAAACTGACAAGGAATACAAAAAGAGAGTTATAATGGAAGGGCTGCTTGAAAGGAACCGTCACCTTTGCAGAGGGAAggtaattatttag
- the LOC141721009 gene encoding G-type lectin S-receptor-like serine/threonine-protein kinase At2g19130: MSANNSSCFVSILLLLCFLLINFHFSLGGDSILSNRSLSGNQTIVSSGGNFELGFFEAGNSSKYYIGIWFKKVSDKTVVWVANRERPVMDKYSSKLKLVDGNLVLLDETQTEVWSTNTEFKSSSVVAVLLHEGNLVLRNGSNTTSWQSWDYPSDTWLPGSKIGYDKRTNRKQILTSWKNSEDPTPGLYTLELDPIGNQYMIRWNMSQQIWASGAWNGQIFSNVPEMGKRFLFNFNYTSTETDAYFTYSLINTSPYIARFIMDYTGQIKQLTWLDNVQKWFLIWSEPKTQCEVDAYCGAYGVCNALSFPVCNCLLGFKGRFEKSWRLKDYSGGCERITKLERGNTNTSNKKADTFGEYPSMKFPDNPRVVVVRNAAGCKSICLSNIYCTAYAYNTNACFTWSGELFNMQQLAVDDINGKVIYIRLHSSKFSKSNKGILYGAVGGSVVVAIVIASLIFIAIRRGKLGRATEIAKPVEGTVAAFGFKDLQTATKNFSEMLGRGGFGSVFKGTLTDSTVVAVKKLEGIRQGEKQFRNEISTIGFIQHVNLVHLRGFCSEGKNKLLVYEYASNGSLDSHIFNTEKSKGILSWRTRYEIALGTARGLVYLHEKCRDCIIHCDVKPENILLDTHMCPKVADFGLAKLVGRDFSRVLTTMRGTRGYLAPEWISGAPVTAKADVYSYGMMLFEFVSGRRNVQHTNGKINFFPTSAAKVIINGGDILGILDPNLNRVADVEEVKRICRVACWCIQDDENIRPSMGQIVQILEGVLDVDLPPDPRGLQVFLDNEDEIVFFTDESSSPVQKQYFKRNTQDPLKTPG, from the coding sequence ATGAGTGCTAATAACAGTTCTTGTTTTGTCTCAATATTGCTTCTGTTATGTTTCTTACTTATAAACTTTCACTTCTCTCTTGGAGGTGATAGCATACTAAGTAACCGGTCTCTCTCTGGCAATCAGACCATTGTCTCTTCAGGCGGAAATTTCGAGCTTGGGTTTTTCGAGGCAGGCAACTCTTCCAAGTACTATATTGGTATATGGTTCAAGAAGGTTTCAGATAAAACTGTTGTATGGGTAGCTAACCGAGAGAGGCCCGTCATGGATAAGTACTCTTCTAAGCTGAAACTTGTAGATGGTAACTTGGTGCTTTTGGATGAAACGCAAACTGAAGTTTGGTCGACAAACACAGAATTTAAGTCCTCCAGTGTAGTTGCAGTACTTCTTCATGAAGGGAACTTAGTTTTGAGAAATGGATCAAATACAACATCATGGCAGAGTTGGGACTACCCTTCTGATACATGGTTGCCAGGTAGTAAGATTGGATACGATAAACGTACAAACAGGAAGCAGATTCTTACTTCCTGGAAGAATTCAGAAGATCCAACTCCTGGATTGTACACTTTGGAACTAGATCCAATTGGAAATCAATATATGATTAGGTGGAACATGTCTCAGCAGATATGGGCTAGTGGAGCATGGAATGGCCAGATATTTAGTAATGTTCCTGAAATGGGCAAGAGATTTCTGTTTAATTTTAACTATACATCTACCGAGACTGATGCCTATTTCACATATTCTTTAATAAATACTTCACCATATATTGCTAGATTTATTATGGATTATACTGGGCAAATCAAGCAACTCACATGGTTGGATAATGTGCAGAAGTGGTTTTTAATTTGGTCTGAACCAAAAACACAGTGCGAAGTTGATGCTTATTGTGGAGCATATGGTGTCTGCAATGCCTTGTCGTTTCCTGTCTGTAACTGCTTGCTTGGCTTCAAGGGTAGGTTTGAGAAAAGCTGGAGATTGAAAGATTACTCTGGTGGTTGTGAGAGAATTACTAAATTGGAGCGTGGCAATACAAACACTAGCAATAAGAAAGCGGATACCTTTGGTGAGTATCCTTCTATGAAATTTCCTGATAATCCTCGAGTTGTCGTAGTTAGGAATGCCGCAGGCTGCAAATCCATCTGCTTGAGCAATATTTATTGCACTGCATATGCTTACAACACTAATGCCTGTTTTACTTGGAGTGGGGAGCTCTTTAATATGCAGCAGCTAGCTGTAGACGACATCAATGGAAAAGTCATCTACATTAGACTCCATTCATCCAAGTTCTCAAAAAGTAACAAGGGAATTCTTTATGGCGCTGTTGGAGGTTCAGTTGTAGTTGCAATTGTCATCGCAAGCCTTATTTTTATTGCAATTAGAAGGGGGAAATTAGGGAGAGCCACTGAGATTGCTAAACCTGTAGAAGGCACAGTGGCGGCATTTGGTTTTAAAGATTTGCAAACTGCAACAAAAAACTTCTCTGAAATGCTGGGGAGGGGAGGTTTTGGATCGGTTTTCAAGGGAACATTGACTGATTCAACAGTCGTAGCAGTGAAGAAGCTGGAGGGCATTAGGCAGGGAGAGAAGCAATTCCGCAATGAAATCAGCACCATTGGCTTCATTCAACATGTAAATCTTGTGCATCTTCGTGGTTTCTGTTCTGAAGGTAAAAACAAGTTGTTGGTGTATGAGTATGCATCCAATGGATCACTGGATTCTCATATCTTCAACACAGAGAAGAGCAAAGGTATATTGTCCTGGAGAACAAGGTATGAGATTGCATTAGGGACAGCGAGAGGATTGGTTTATCTGCATGAAAAATGCAGGGATTGCATCATACATTGTGATGTAAAACCTGAAAACATTCTTCTGGATACTCATATGTGCCCTAAAGTTGCAGATTTTGGTCTAGCAAAGCTGGTTGGGCGTGATTTTAGTAGGGTTTTGACCACCATGAGAGGGACTAGAGGGTACCTTGCACCAGAATGGATATCAGGCGCACCCGTAACAGCAAAAGCAGATGTGTATAGCTATGGAATGATGCTCTTTGAGTTTGTGTCTGGTAGGCGAAATGTGCAGCATACAAATGGGAAAATCAACTTCTTTCCGACAAGCGCTGCAAAAGTGATAATAAATGGAGGCGACATCCTTGGCATATTGGATCCCAATTTAAACCGGGTTGCTGATGTAGAAGAAGTAAAAAGAATATGTAGAGTTGCTTGTTGGTGCATCCAAGACGACGAAAATATTAGGCCATCAATGGGCCAGatagttcaaattcttgaagggGTCTTAGATGTGGACTTGCCTCCAGATCCACGAGGACTTCAAGTCTTTCTTGACAATGAAGATGAAATTGTTTTCTTTACCGATGAGTCATCCTCCCCTGTCCAGAAGCAATACTTCAAAAGAAATACCCAAGATCCCCTGAAGACTCCAGGATGA
- the LOC141719654 gene encoding uncharacterized protein LOC141719654: protein MALNLLEYWKRMNEVVSTGRGTYIIQHNRWCKPPDGWIKINIDAACCRDSEYIRVGCVVHNDKGEFLRARSNIIRNRGQPREAEAVSLKEALSWMKTWRTNKYIFESDAKLLVVAFQRRRGKSLFDTIVEDCQEILKHFQEVLIVFINRSANMPSHLLAHAAYSMSGPHEWCYTPSDFIMCNLNLEEI, encoded by the coding sequence ATGGCACTGAACTTACTTGAATATTGGAAGCGCATGAATGAGGTGGTGAGTACTGGTCGAGGTACATATATTATACAGCACAACAGATGGTGTAAACCCCCAGATGGTTGGATTAAAATCAACATTGATGCAGCATGTTGCAGAGATTCAGAATACATTAGAGTTGGGTGTGTAGTTCATAATGACAAGGGAGAATTTCTTCGCGCTAGATCCAACATAATCAGAAATCGAGGGCAACCTCGAGAAGCAGAGGCAGTAAGTCTGAAAGAGGCCCTCTCCTGGATGAAAACATGGAGGACAAACAAATACATTTTTGAGTCTGATGCCAAATTATTAGTGGTTGCTTTTCAGAGACGACGAGGAAAGTCTTTGTTTGATACTATTGTGGAAGATTGCCAAGAAATACTTAAACACTTCCAGGAAGTGTTAATTGTGTTCATTAATAGATCTGCGAATATGCCATCCCATTTGCTAGCACATGCTGCTTATTCTATGTCAGGTCCTCATGAGTGGTGTTATACTCCTTCTGATTTTATTATGTGTAACCTGAATTTGGAGGAGATTTAA